The Branchiostoma floridae strain S238N-H82 unplaced genomic scaffold, Bfl_VNyyK Sc7u5tJ_1588, whole genome shotgun sequence genome window below encodes:
- the LOC118408457 gene encoding uncharacterized protein LOC118408457, with amino-acid sequence MAASKYRFQKLYEERLTAVAQNMQGNIRNALASYSRDVDNFNHFLSLIQKETQDDYEWRRKERDDSHTWLMDVQAEEVADRSAVHILLEQMMVVNERITFYTGQAERSEKQNTQIYAEMLCWLAETYLQVNMHQEAWDRLEEARKALEARPDRGDDSVQLSFARYHYVSGIYFSLRDDYRRNVRQLDQALEILSKVKIAGNHVLHARVMNSLGFAHHNQAKNMWRGPAYLEMLQKSLAMHQKAYDIITSAVGEDNHFDCATYLMNIGVVNLDIGWQFSNAKEAKQYFRKALETFCTAEELAKAMKLEVGIVSHPDIADCLYFLGKLSKDNGDPTLAMKYYKQSLDHTAELGRQLNLQ; translated from the exons ATGGCTGCATCTAAGTACAGGTTCCAAAAA CTGTACGAGGAAAGACTGACGGCAGTTGCACAGAACATGCAGGGAAACATACGAAATGCCCTCGCCTCATACAGCAGAGATGTCGACAACTTCAATCACTTCCTTTCACTGATACAAAAAGAGACCCAGGACGACTATGAGTG GAGGCGAAAGGAGAGGGATGACAGTCATACTTGGTTAATGGACGTTCAAGCTGAGGAGGTTGCTGACAGGAGCGCAGTCCACATCTTACTCGAGCAGATGATGGTAGTGAACGAAAGAATCACTTTTTACACAGGTCAAGCAGAACGGTCAGAAAAACAG AACACACAGATCTACGCGGAGATGCTGTGTTGGTTGGCAGAGACATACCTCCAAGTAAACATGCACCAGGAGGCCTGGGATCGTCTGGAGGAGGCACGGAAGGCACTGGAGGCCAGGCCAGATAGGGGAGATGACTCCGTCCAACTGAGTTTTGCAAGATACCACTATGTATCAG GTATCTACTTCAGTCTTCGTGACGACTACAGACGGAATGTCCGTCAGCTTGATCAAGCTCTGGAGATCCTGTCGAAG GTGAAGATTGCCGGCAACCACGTCCTGCATGCTCGGGTGATGAACTCTCTGGGATTTGCTCATCACAACCAGGCCAAGAACATGTGGAGGGGGCCAGCATACCTGGAGATGCTTCAGAAAAGCCTGGCCATGCATCAAAAGGCATATGACATAATAACCAGTGCTGTCG GAGAAGATAACCACTTTGACTGTGCCACATATCTGATGAACATCGGTGTTGTTAACCTCGACATCGGCTGGCAATTCTCAAATGCCAAAGAAGCCAAACAGTACTTCCGCAAAGCACTAGAGACATTTTGCACCGCTGAAGAACTCGCCAAAGCCATGAAACTTGAGGTTGGTATTGTAAG CCACCCTGACATTGCCGACTGTTTGTACTTCCTCGGGAAGTTGAGTAAAGACAACGGGGACCCCACATTGGCCATGAAGTACTACAAACAGAGCCTGGATCACACTGCAGAACTAGGTCGGCAATTAAACCTCCAGTAG